Genomic segment of Gilliamella apis:
CAGCTCATGCGATTTATATTTTATTTGTAAGATAAAACTAGAGTGATGTTTATTCATTGGCGTTATCGAGTTCACTAGTGATAACGCCATGTTTAATTGATTAATAATACGTAATCTGCCGAACTATATTAGTTTGTTTGGTTTTTCTATTTTGTTTTGATTGTGTTGCACTCAGCCAATCATTTTTCTCATTAAAAGTTAAAAATTCAGTCATGTAATGAGTGGTATTTTTTCCAACTATTGAATAAGTCGATTGGATTGCATTTAATCGATTTTTATCATCATATTGGTAAGAAAAATCGCTTTCATTTTTAGTTTTATTACTATATTGCGCCGAGACCTTTGCTAGATGGCGATTTTGATAACCAAATGCATAAATCGAAGCACCTTTTTGCTCTGTTCCTACTACTTGACCATTAGCATCCAACTCTTTTAGCTGCCATTGCACATTTTTATTAATTAAACAATTGTTATTATCAAATTGATAACTATCATTCTCAATAAAGGTAAAATCGGGCGCTTGTTTTATCTGTTCAGAAGCAATAACTCTACCTTGTGTATCGATTTTGAACTGAGTGGTGCTCCTTGTTTCATCCTCAATATCTTCAATCACATTTTGCCAGCCAGATTCGTTTTTTTGTAGATGTTCAGAATAGAGTTTTTCATTATCACCGGAATAAAGATCGTAATGACTTTCTGTAATCAAACCATTTGGATCATAATTTAAACTATGTTTGACAATTGAACGTATCGTACCAGTATCTGATGTAATGGTTGAAGTTCTCACTTCTTGCTTAATCCCTTTAGCTGTTGAATCAATAAAGTCTAATATTTTAAAAATATAGTTATTTGCCTCAACTTTATTTTGTTCGGGATTATCTGAACATGTCAATGCCATTGCATTTATTGAGATAAATGATAAACATGAAGCGGTTAAAAAACGGAATATATTTTTTTGCATAATGAACCTGTTAACTCGTTTACTAAACTAAATATTTAATAGTGGCTTATAGCTAAGCCACAAAGTTGTACATTTATTTTTTTCGCATTAATAATGCGTCTTCCCAATTAACCTTTTGTTCTTGTTTATGCTCTTGCTGAGCTTGTTGTTTTTCATCAGACTGTCCATCTTTTTCTACATTTTCAGATGATCCTGTTTTTTGAGTTTTTTCGATAATATCCGCGTGAATTAACGTCTTAGTCGCTTTTCTCGGTGGTTTATCTAAAAATGATAGTAAAACTTTAGTGTACTCTGATTCCGGCGTATAAAACACTTTTTCTCGTGAACCTTGTTCAACAATTTTACCGTCTTTCATAACCACAATCTGATGACATATTGAATAGATTAACGCAAGATCATGGCTAATAAACAGATAGCTAAGGTGATGTTTCTCTTGCAATGATTTAAGTAAATTAATTATCTGTTTTTGAATTGTATGATCTAAAGATGACGTTGGCTCATCTAAAATTAATAGTTCCGGCTGCAATATTAAAGCTCTAGCAATCGCTATTCTTTGCCGTTGTCCACCAGAAAACTCATTTGGATAACGAAAACGCATTTCAGGATCCAAACCAACCTCTAGCATAATATCAATTACCGCTTGTTCTCGCTCTGTTTTAGTCAATTTTTTGTGCGTCATTAGACCTTCACTGATGATCTGCTCAACATTAAAGCGAGGATTAAGTGATGAAAATGGATCTTGAAATACAACCTGAATTCGGCTACGGAATGGTAATAACTTCTTACCAGATAAATTCTGGATAGGATGGCTATCGAATAGGATATCGCCTTTTGATTTTATTAAACGTAAAATAGCTAGTGCAGTGGTACTTTTACCTGAGCCTGACTCCCCAACAATACCAACTGTCTCACCTTGATGTACCGCAAAACCAATATTATCAACAATTTTTTTCTTTTTGCTGCTAAATAATCGTTTTTGAGTAACGACCTCAACATCAAGATGATTCACATTCAGCAATATACCAGGAGTATCAGGTAAAGGAACCGGTTCACCACTAGGCTGAGAATTTAATAATGTTTGAGTATATTCATGCTGTGGACGCAAAAAGATACGTTGTTTATTATTGAATTCAACAATTTGGCCATCCTGCATTACCGCTACTTTATCTGCCAATTTTTTTACTATGCCCAAATTATGTGAAATAAATAACATGCTCATATTAAGCTCTTTTTTGAGCTCTTTGAGTAATTCAATAATCTGTCCCTGAACAGAAACATCTAAAGCAGTAGTTGGTTCATCAGCAATTAATAATTTTGGATGAGTTAAAATGGCCATGGCAATCATTACACGTTGCCTCTCACCGCCAGATAACTGATGAGGATAAGAAGCCAGTTTGCTTTTAGGATCTTTAATGCCAACCCGATCGAGATATTGTAAGATTTCACCTCGAGCCACATTACGTCGCATACCCCGATGTAAAGATAAGACTTCATAAAGTTGTTTTTCAACGGTATGCAATGGATTAAGTGATACCATTGGCTCTTGAAATATCATACTAATTTCATTACCGCGAATTTTACGCAATTGTTTTTCAGAGACATGTAATAATGATTTATCTTCGAAAATAATATCTCCTGAAGGATAAATCACTCGCTCTTTTGATAACAGCCTTAATATTGACAGTGCTGTTACACTTTTACCAGAGCCTGACTCACCGACTAATGCTACTGTTTCTTGTTCATTAATATCAAAACTAATAGCGTCAACAACTTGATTTTGTGAATGCTGGCCAGTTTTAAAGGCAATACTTAAATCAATGATAGATAATAAAGGAGAACTCATTGATATACTCCTTTGTTTGGATCGAATGCATCTCTAATTGCTTCACCAATAAATATTAACAGTGACAATAAGATGGAAATAACTAAAAAAGAACTCATTCCTAACCAAGGCGCTTGCAAATTATTTTTGCCTTGTAGTAATAATCGCCCTAAAGATGGTGAATCGATTGGTAAACCAAAGCCAAGAAAATCAAGTGCCGTTAGTGTTGAAATTGAACCACAAAGAATAAATGGTAAAAATGTTAATGTTGCCACCATCGCATTTGGTAGCATATGTCGTAACATAATTTTACTATCGCTTACGCCCATAGCTTTAGCGGCTCGAATATAATCGAAGTTACGGGTTCGCAAGAATTCTGCTCGAACAACACCGACCAATGCCATCCAGCCAAATAACACCGTAATACCTAATAACCACCAAAAATTAAGCGGTAAAATACTGGCAAGCAGAATTATCACAAATAGCTCAGGTAAACCACTCCAAATCTCAATAAATCGTTGTCCTAATAGATCAACTTTTCCACCATAATAACCTTGAATCGCGCCAATTAGCACGCCGATAATGGAGGTGAAAAAGGTAAGAAACAAGGCAAAAAACATTGATACTCTAAAACCATAGGCAATGTTTGCTAAAACATCAAACCCAGCATCGGTGGTGCCAAGCAAATGGTTTTTTGATGGTGGTGTAGGGAACGTGCTGGTTGTGTCATGAATCACTGTATTATGGGTATAACGAAATGGAGGCCAAAGTATCCAACCATCAGACTCAATCTTATTTTGTACCGCCGGATCTAAATAATTAGTTTGTGTTTGAAATTGCCCACCAAATTCAGTTTCCGGATAAAAATGGAATATTGGCGAATAATAGTTATTTTGATACTTGATAAATATTGGTCGATCATTAAATATAAAATCAGAAAATAGGCTGATTATAAATAATATTGAAAATAACCATAATGAATAATACCCACGTCGATTGCGTTTAAATCGTTGCCAACGTAGCTGATTAATTGAATAGTGCGTAGTCATCAGTTGCGAGCCTCAAAGTCAATACGTGGATCGATTATCATATAAGATAAATCTGATAAGAGTTTGGTAATAAGCCCAATCAATGTAAATATATACAATGAACCAAAAATAACTGGGTAATCACGCTGAATAATTGCTTCATAACCGAGAAGACCCAATCCATTAAGCGAAAAAATAGCTTCAATCAATACTGAACCGGTAAATAAAATGCCAACAAATGCAGCAGGAAAACCCGATACAATAAGCAAGGTCGCATTACGAAAAACATGCTTATACAGAATTTGCCTTTCACTTAACCCTTTCGCTCTGGCAGTGACAACATATTGTTTACGAATCTCATCTAAGAATGAGTTTTTGGTTAACATGGTTAGTGTGGCAAAACCACTTACTACCATAGCGATAGTCGGTAAGCAAATATGCCATGCATAATCTTTTACTTTGCCCCAAAAATCTAATTGTTCAAAATTATTAGAAATCAATCCGCGCAGCGGGAAAATATCCCAATAACTGCCACCTGCAAACAAAACAATTAATAATACGGCTAATAAAAAAGCAGGTATTGCATAACCAATGATAATTAACGTACTTGACCAAAAATCAAATCTTGAACCATCTTTAACCGCTTTACGAATCCCTAATGGGATTGAGATTAAATAAATGATTAATGTACTCCATAATCCCAATGAAATAGAAACAGGTAAACTTTTTGCAATTAAACTTAATACTGATTCACTTTTAAAAAAACTGTTACCAAAATCAAACTGGATATATTGCTTTAACGTATTGATGTAGCGTTCCCAAAGCGGTTTATCAAATCCATACTGTTTTTCAATCATTGCCACAATTTCTGGATCTAAACCGCGTGCACCACGATAATTTGATTCATTTTTTGGTTCGGTCAACTTAGCAGGGCTATTTTCACTGCCAGGCAGCAATACTTGCCCTGCTTGAGGGCCATTCTCTATCATAGCTAAAGCTTGATCGACGGGGCCACCTGGTGCAATTTGCACAATAAAAAAGTTGATAGTCAAAATGATTAATAAGGTTGGTATAATTAGCAATAATCGACGGATAAAATAATTCAACATATTAACGTACTCTATTCTTTGTCAAACTAGCTGCTTTGTTTGCATCATACCACCAGCTATCAATACCTATTGCATAAGTTGGCTGTATGGCTGGTTGCCCAAATTTGTTCCAATATGCATAATAAGTTTTGCTGTTATACCACATTGGAATCATCGGATATTCTTGAGTTAAAATACGATCGAGCGCTCGTCCCAGTGAAATTAACTCACTTTGATTACCTACATTTTTGATTATTTCAGCAATAATCGAATCAATTGCCTGATTATGTAATCCTGAACCATTATAAGAAGAATTTAAATATTCACTTCCCCAAAAAATTATTAAATCTGAGGATGGATAATCTATTGCATTATAATTACGTGGCATCATGTCATAATCACGCTCACGCATTCTGCGCGTCAATTGGGCATAATCTAATGAAGTTATTTTCATTGTAATCCCCAAACGGGCTAAATTTTGCTGAAATGGAATCGCATATTTAATATCATCACCTAGATAAGTCAACAATTCAAACGCAAAAGGTTGCTCAGTTTTAGCATTAATTAACTTACCATCTTTAATGATCCAACCCGCTTCTTCTAATAATTTAGCTGCAGTTAATAAGTTATTGCGGTTAAAACCTTGTCCATCACTTTTCGAAATAGTGTAGGCTTCATCAAAAGCTTGCTCGGGAATAATATCTTTATATGGTGTTAACCATTTAAGTTCTTGTTCACTAGGTTTACCTTTTGCAGCATAAATAGTATTTTCAAAAAAACTAAACGGTCTTTTATAACTATCATAATAAAAGGCGTGATTAAGCCATTCAAAATCAAAAGCTAAGGTTATTGCTTGACGAACTCTAACATCTCTAAAAAGATCTTTCTGCAAATTAAACGCTAACCATTTAGTATCTACAGCGGTTTCGACGTTTTTTTCTTGCTTTATGATATCCTTTGAATCAAAGTATTTTCCTTGATATTGAGTAAACCAGTTTTTCGGTTGCCCTTCACCTCGGAAATCGTATTCTCCAGCTTTAAACGCCTCTAAAGATATACTCGTATCCATATAATAATCGATACGTTTTTCATCAAAATTATCTAAACCTTTATTAACAGGTAAATCTTTTGCCCAATAGTCAGGATTACGCTTATAAACTACATACTGCCCCATTTTATAATCACTAATATAATAAGGACCACTGCCAATAGGAGGAGTACTTAACGGCTCAGAAAAATTATGATCTTGCCAAAAATGTTTAGGAATAACACGCATACTACCGACAAAAGAAAGTAATTTT
This window contains:
- a CDS encoding extracellular solute-binding protein — encoded protein: MISQRKKNIKKLFISSCLSGLFFCSMTVYAEEEPNITLLSDTTVEANPSTETIESQPIDSIEPNQPSEHIYHKTIFSLLGDPKYPENFDHLEYVNPNAPKGGIIKLHEIGTFDNFNRFASRGAPEHHSGSLYDSLFTSTADDISSFYPLIATSITYSDSYRWAEVSINPNARFQDGKPITAYDVEFTFHKFMTEGVSQYRVYNKGINVKAIDDYRVRVELPETDREKLLSFVGSMRVIPKHFWQDHNFSEPLSTPPIGSGPYYISDYKMGQYVVYKRNPDYWAKDLPVNKGLDNFDEKRIDYYMDTSISLEAFKAGEYDFRGEGQPKNWFTQYQGKYFDSKDIIKQEKNVETAVDTKWLAFNLQKDLFRDVRVRQAITLAFDFEWLNHAFYYDSYKRPFSFFENTIYAAKGKPSEQELKWLTPYKDIIPEQAFDEAYTISKSDGQGFNRNNLLTAAKLLEEAGWIIKDGKLINAKTEQPFAFELLTYLGDDIKYAIPFQQNLARLGITMKITSLDYAQLTRRMRERDYDMMPRNYNAIDYPSSDLIIFWGSEYLNSSYNGSGLHNQAIDSIIAEIIKNVGNQSELISLGRALDRILTQEYPMIPMWYNSKTYYAYWNKFGQPAIQPTYAIGIDSWWYDANKAASLTKNRVR
- a CDS encoding microcin C ABC transporter permease YejB, producing the protein MLNYFIRRLLLIIPTLLIILTINFFIVQIAPGGPVDQALAMIENGPQAGQVLLPGSENSPAKLTEPKNESNYRGARGLDPEIVAMIEKQYGFDKPLWERYINTLKQYIQFDFGNSFFKSESVLSLIAKSLPVSISLGLWSTLIIYLISIPLGIRKAVKDGSRFDFWSSTLIIIGYAIPAFLLAVLLIVLFAGGSYWDIFPLRGLISNNFEQLDFWGKVKDYAWHICLPTIAMVVSGFATLTMLTKNSFLDEIRKQYVVTARAKGLSERQILYKHVFRNATLLIVSGFPAAFVGILFTGSVLIEAIFSLNGLGLLGYEAIIQRDYPVIFGSLYIFTLIGLITKLLSDLSYMIIDPRIDFEARN
- a CDS encoding ABC transporter permease; this encodes MTTHYSINQLRWQRFKRNRRGYYSLWLFSILFIISLFSDFIFNDRPIFIKYQNNYYSPIFHFYPETEFGGQFQTQTNYLDPAVQNKIESDGWILWPPFRYTHNTVIHDTTSTFPTPPSKNHLLGTTDAGFDVLANIAYGFRVSMFFALFLTFFTSIIGVLIGAIQGYYGGKVDLLGQRFIEIWSGLPELFVIILLASILPLNFWWLLGITVLFGWMALVGVVRAEFLRTRNFDYIRAAKAMGVSDSKIMLRHMLPNAMVATLTFLPFILCGSISTLTALDFLGFGLPIDSPSLGRLLLQGKNNLQAPWLGMSSFLVISILLSLLIFIGEAIRDAFDPNKGVYQ
- the yejF gene encoding microcin C ABC transporter ATP-binding protein YejF produces the protein MSSPLLSIIDLSIAFKTGQHSQNQVVDAISFDINEQETVALVGESGSGKSVTALSILRLLSKERVIYPSGDIIFEDKSLLHVSEKQLRKIRGNEISMIFQEPMVSLNPLHTVEKQLYEVLSLHRGMRRNVARGEILQYLDRVGIKDPKSKLASYPHQLSGGERQRVMIAMAILTHPKLLIADEPTTALDVSVQGQIIELLKELKKELNMSMLFISHNLGIVKKLADKVAVMQDGQIVEFNNKQRIFLRPQHEYTQTLLNSQPSGEPVPLPDTPGILLNVNHLDVEVVTQKRLFSSKKKKIVDNIGFAVHQGETVGIVGESGSGKSTTALAILRLIKSKGDILFDSHPIQNLSGKKLLPFRSRIQVVFQDPFSSLNPRFNVEQIISEGLMTHKKLTKTEREQAVIDIMLEVGLDPEMRFRYPNEFSGGQRQRIAIARALILQPELLILDEPTSSLDHTIQKQIINLLKSLQEKHHLSYLFISHDLALIYSICHQIVVMKDGKIVEQGSREKVFYTPESEYTKVLLSFLDKPPRKATKTLIHADIIEKTQKTGSSENVEKDGQSDEKQQAQQEHKQEQKVNWEDALLMRKK